Part of the Candidatus Methanosuratincola sp. genome, GAGGGAGGCTCTCGACTTTGCGGCGTCCTCGAGGTACCTTCCGAGCAGCACAAAAGTTATCAGCATTGCGGCCGCATCGTAGTAGAGGTCTCCAGCCGCGAAGAATGTGTTGTATACGCTGTAGAGGTAGGCCGCAGAAGCGCCCAGCGCGACAAGCACATTCATGTCAGGCACCCCCCTCCTTAGGGACTTGTAAGCCCCGGTGTAGAACGTGCTCCCCCCGACGACTTGGACGGCAGTCCCTAGTAAGAACAGTATGATTGTGCGGTACTGCAGGTCCATCAAGAACATGCTTATCACAAAGACAGGTATTGTCGCGACAAGGCTGAAGACAAACCTCGGTCTGAAGCTGCTCCTTCTAGCGGTGGTACCGCCCACCTCCCTTATCATGGGACTATAGCCAAGTTCTTTGATTGTGTCCCTGAGTTCCGATGGGGACACCACAGAGGGGATGTATTCTACTATTACCAACTTTGTCGCAAGATTGGCGTTGACGGCTACAACGCCATCCTTTTCCAGCAGCCCCTCTTCCATCGCCCTTATGCATGAGGCGCACCTCATGTCCTCAACATAGAATGCAGTCCTTTCAGTAACGGGCTTGTAGCCAGCAGTCTCGATCGCTCCCTTTATTGAGCTGGCATTTGTCAACGAAGGGTCATACTCGACGATAGCCGTCCCAGACCCGAAGCTGACCTCCGCCTTCTCTACCCCCTTCAATGCAGCGAGCGATTTTTCTATATTCAGCGCACATGTTGCGCAGTGCATCCCTTCGATCCTGATCGAAGTTTTCTTCCTCATGAGTGATCAATCGTAGGGTTTTTCTATTAAGCATTGCATATGCCTTTCAACGGACCCAGATGCTCAATTCCAACCGGAGATGAGGTATGGCCGTGCCCCTCCCCCACTGGCTGATTAGGCTCATCATACGCCTCTTCCCGAATAGGTTTTCCATAGCTAGGCTTAGCAAGGTCCCTGTCCTCGGGAATCTGATCGATCTAGCATTCTTCGACAAGGACCAGCTCATGTTCGTCCCGAAGGTAATCGATCTGGACGCCAGCTTCGGGGATCCTGAGAGCATGCCCCTCCCATACGCATTGGCAGAGTACTTCGTGAATGTCGCAGAGCACCACTGGGTCATGAACTTCTGCATCTGCAGGGTCTCCAGCGGATGCAGCGAGTACCCCCGGGAGCTTGGTTGCCTCTTCCTGGGAGAGGCTTCCCAGAGGATCGACCCGAGCCTCGGGCGCAAGGTGACGAGGGAGGAGGCGTTGGAGCACCTTAGGAGATGCAGGGAGGCCGGGCTCGTACACCTCGTCGGTAGGAACAAGCTCGACTCCCTCTGGCTCGGTGTGAGGCCCGCAGAGCGGCTCCTGACGATCTGCAACTGCTGCCCGTGCTGCTGCCTGTGGAAGATCATCCCGGATCTCTCAGTGAAGATCAGGAGGAAGATAGTGAAGATGCCCGGGGTAGAGGTGAGGGTAGACGGCGCGAGGTGCTCTGGCTGCGGAACCTGCACAGGCGTCTGCTTCGTCAATGCTATATCGATCGAAGGGGGTAGGGCAGTGATCGGCAGCGAGTGCAGGGGGTGCGGGAGATGCGCAGAGTCTTGCCCCCATGACGCGATATCTGTGACGATTAACGACAGCGAGTACTTGAGGGAAGCAACTTCGCGAATATCATCTGCTGTTGATCTCTGATTACTTCAGGTACTTGTCAGGATCCTTGTCAAACATCCTCTTGCAACCTGGCGCGCAGAAGTAATATGTCTTCCCTTTGTATTCGCTCTTGAATTTCGCAGTCTTCTCGTCCACATCCATGCCGCAGACAGGATCTATAGCCATAAAGACCCCGTTGGATGTTATTCCAATCCAACTAGAAAAGGCTATCTGATTGATTCCAGGCCGATTGTCTTAAAAAGAATCCCGGGGGTTTTCGGAGGATAGTCCGTGAGTAGTAGACAACTAAACCCCGAGGAGTCCTATGGCTGTGAGATCTCACTCCTGCCTTTTTTATAAACTCTATGTTTCAGATGAAACAATAAACTATTTTCTGTAGAGCTCTCTCCTCCTTGCCTCGAGTAGGTCGTTGGGCTGTCCCATGTATTCAGCAGCGGTCATAACCCTGCAGCCCTCCAGCCCTTCGGTGATCATCTGCATGTAGTCCCTGAACTTGAGGTCCCTGAGGAAGTGGTGGTCCAGCACGACCTCTTTGGCTCCGCTTAAGATGATCTGCCTCAAATTCTTAGTTGCAGAGTCCAACTGTTCCTTCGAAGTCCTGTACCCCAGCATGTATGTCATCGGACCGTCAATTATTGCCAGGTCGGGCTTCTCCTTCAGGACGAAGGATGCTTGGTCTTCATGGATCGGTCCCTCGACGTCTGAAGTATGGATTACTTTCATCCCCTCGGACTCGACCATTGTCTGGACCACATAACCAAGGGCGCTGTTCGAACCGTGGAAGACCGCTCCAGAAAAGGAGACCTTCGTATTCCCGAAAACGAAGGATCTGCCGTCCGCGACCTCGACCTTTATTGCCCTTGCCTTCACCATCCCGAGGAATAGCGGCGCCCTGAAGTCCCTCTGGCTCCTGTTTATGTCGTTGTTTGGATCCTTGACAAGTACGGTTTTGCCCTTGTATATGTCGAGGGGTATCGCGTCACCGGGATCGTGGTGGTCGTAGTGGTAGTGTGAGATTACCAGTACGTCCGCTTCCATCCCTTTCTCAGCGATCTTTTGTGCCGCCCTCCCCATCCTCTCAAATTCGATCTGGTGCGGGGGGAGCCCAAAGCGGTTGGGCGCCAAGGCCACTCCTGGGTCTATCATTACCTTCAAGTCTGGGGTTTCTATGAATGTGCACATCGACCTTACGCCCATGCTATCGAACGCCAGCAACTCAACCTTCATACGCCCATTTTCCCCTTCATTATCTTCCTAAAACAGATAGATAAGCTGGATTTAAATTCTGATGGTGCGATGGGCTGGCAATGTCAAGATGAACTGCGGAGCGGGTAAAAAGTTTGTTCTACCAGGTCTGATATGAATCAACCATTCGAGTCAGTTTGAAATATGTGAATTTCAGGTAGAACATTTAATTTTAATTAACATTTAAAAAAAGGATTATTTTTGTTTTTTATTTATAACTAAAGTTAAAGCTATGGCGCCCGCTGCCACGATTATTAGCATCAGGGCGTTACTGGCCGCAACCTCCCCGACCGTAAGAGGCACGTCCACTTGCAGGATCACCCCTCCGACGGGCACACGGGTCTCATTGTTACTCGCAATTGGGGCATTCCCGAAATGGTTGTTCCGGCTCTCCCTGGGACCTTCAATGCTCGCTACGAGCGTTATTGGTCCGATCATCGTCGGAGTGGTATTTACGTATTGTGTGGGCTCCTCGATCCTTACGTAGAATATGTATGTCCCGCTGTTGTTTATGCCGCCCGTCGAAGATACATTCTCGAGGTTGAAGCAGTAACTGCCAGGAAGCAGGTTCTCGCCTGTCTGCATCGGGTTGGCCTCATTTACAGGGTACGAAAAATCACCTGAGTAGTAATCCTCTGCGGGCGTGATCATGTCCGCTCCGAGCAGGGTTACATTAATTCCGTCGATGCCAGGCTCCAAGTCCGGGTCATAGATACCGTCCCTGTTTAAGTCCCCGAACTTTATGCCGCAGATGTGGAACGAATATCTCTCTTCAACAGGGTCCTCTAGCGGCTTCTGGTGTACAAGCTTGTTTGACTTCGCATAGGCGTTTGTCGTCGGGTTTCTGCTCCAAGACAGTTGTCCGAAGGAATGCCCGGTACCGATGTCCGCGTCGTAAGGGTCATAGCTGTTGTGAAGCGGCCACCAGTAGGAAGTCTGATCTGGACCGGGTGCCTTCGAGTAGTATATGTTCATCCTTTGTCCTTCTGGAATCGATGACAGATCCGTTGGAGGTGCACTGGGATTGGGATCAAACTCCGTCGCCAGGAAGAAGAACCATATCCTGCAGTCCCCCACGATGCCTTGGCACTCCTCCGTGACCGTCAGGTTCAGGACCTCAGAAGGCCTGAGCACTAGCAGTTCATCATTGAACTGGCTGCTGTCTGTATAGGCTTCTAGAGTACTGTTTGGTGCGCCAAAAGCCCAGGTATAGAGGTAAACTGTGCTGATGTTAGAATGCGGCGAAAAGATCGCTGCTGTGTCGAGCGTCCCGTTAATTGTTCCATATGCCCTTGGCACATTGGAATCTGGTGCGTAGATCTCCCAGGTGGCATTTAGTCTCAGCTGAGTCCTGGTGGGGTTTACAACTGCTGCTGCTAGGGTAATGTACTGGATGGTTGAGGCAACGTCTGACACATTGGCCCCTGCAGTGTTTTTGAAAGATACTGTGACGTTGGCACTGCCCCCCAGGGTCAGGACATTGTCTGTGCTGCTGACGCCTCCTTCTGGGAAGTATATGTTTCCACTCGGAGCTGCAGCCACCGATGTTATGTTTGCTAACAACAAGAATGCCAAAAACGCAGAGACTGTTCTCTTTTTAATCATTCCATTTCCCTCCAGAAAAAGCAACATGAATTTTCATAATCATGACCTCATTTTTATATTTCAAATAATAAAAACTTTGGTTTTTAGCTTCAATGCTGATGCATTGGTTACGGTCCGTTGATAGACCATGGAATCAAAGCCAGAGTGAGTCCCTGACCTTAGCTTTAGGCTGAATTGGCTCTTAATCGACAAAGTGAGTTTGGCTGTGCCGGTGGAACCCCCAGGGGATCCCGCAATATTTGATAGCATGAGGGTGATGCCGCCTGCCAGCCGATCTCATCAATTAGCGGCGTTGTCCTTGTTCCATTGCCCACACAGTGCTTTTTAATCAGCTTACATCTACCTGATCTGTGCAGGAAATGTACGGCTGGGTAGAGGGGATCTTGCCCGGGGTGGCTGTAAACAAACCGGCTCATCATGAGCTGACCGTGCGGTCCAGACATGCTTCGCTTTGCATAATGTGCAGGGGCGGGAGGCGCCTCTGCGGAAAGGCGGTGTGCCCCATTGAGATTAAGGCAAGGGCGCTGATAAGCAACTCGGGGGCGGTCATGAGGACAGAGCTGTCGGGTTCTTCTCCTCCAGCCGTATTCGTGGGGCGCTATGGTTACCCGGCTGTGTCAGTAGGGCCTATGGTCCCCCCTGTTTACGGGGACACCTCTGTGATGGACGTCCCCGAGTCTTGGCTCTTCGAGAGCATACCCTCGATTGTCAACTACAGGTATTCGCTTGTGAGGGGGACGGTGAAGGTAAAGGTCGACGCCGCCAGGAGAGGCGGGCGCATAGTCGACTCGCTCCAGGAGCTGTCGATGGGTACCGTTCCGGCGGACACCGAGGTCACCTTCACCAAAGCCCCTGCCGGCAGGATCCTGATTGACGACAACTCCCAGCCGTTCGGTCCTTCTGCGCCCCTCAAGCAGTTCTCTGTTTCATCAGTCAAGGTTGACCACAGGATAGAGAAGGCCTTCTATGACGGAGATTACCTGGCAGTTGACGCTTTATATGAACTCTACAATTCAGGGGTTGAGGTCTCGAAGCTCCAGCGGGCATTCAGCATGGGTGTCTTTGGGATCCAGAAGAACAGGCGACTCGTCCCAACCCGGTGGAGCATAACGGCGGTTGACAGCATCCTATCGCAGAGGCTTATTGACGAGGTGAAGGGATACGAGACGATCGACAAGTACCGGGTCTACTTCTGGAAGCACCAGCACAACACTTTTGCGGCGATCCTGATTCCTAGAACCTGGTCTTTCGAGTGGATGGAAGCATGGTTCCCGGGTACCTTCTGGAACCAGGAAGGGACCGCCGCCGCTGTCGAGGGGGACTATGAGGGATACGGCGGGCGGAAGGAGTACCCGGGGATAGGGGGCTGTTACTTCTCCTGCAGGCTCGGGGTCGCGGAGCACCTCAGGTCTATCCGAAGGCAGGCTACGGCACTCGTGGTGAGGGAGATTATGCCCGAGTTCCCGCTCCCGTTAGGCGTGTGGTTCGTAAGGGAGAATGTGCGTGCCATGTTCAGGATGCCGCACTCTGAATTCGAGGATCTCCGTTCTGCACTGACGCACCTCGGGGGGCTGGTTCGAGTCCCGGTCGCAAAATGGGTTTCGAAAAGCGTCATCCTAAAGGACGCAATGCTCCAGCGGAGGATCGACGAATACTTTAGGGGAGGTGGGTCCTGATGGCTGCTCATGCCTACGCAAAGTGCAAAAGCGTGCTCTCAAGGAGCAAGCTCCCAGGACTAGAATACACCTTTAACCCGTACGTCGGCTGCGGGCACGGCTGTCTCTACTGCTACGTGCCTGACCTGATGAGAGGCAGGTTTCCCGAGTGGCCGGCCAGGGTCGAGGTAAAGGAGGGCGTCCTTGAAAAACTCAGGTCTGAATGCAGGAGGCTCAGGCCAGGGGTAGTCGGCATCAGCACTTCGACCGACCCATACCAGCCGGTGGAGGCAGAGCTCAGGATCGTCAGGGGCGCACTGGGAATCTTCAGAGACGCTGGGTTCCCGGTGTCGATCCAGACAAAATCCCCATTGGTGCTGCGCGATCTGGACCTGCTGACGGGCATGGATGCAGAGGTGGGCTTTACGATTACCTCGCACAGAAGTGACTTCAGGAAAAGATTTGAGCCAGGAGCTCCTGAACCTTCATCCCGTTTGCATGCCCTCGAAGTTCTGAGCAAAGCTGGCATAAGGACATGGATCTTTTATGGTCCGATAATCCATGGCTTCAACGACTCTGAGGAAGATATAAGAGACATAGTCCGAGCCGCGGCAAGGACTGGCAGCAAGGTGCTCTACGACAGGATAAACCTGAAACCACTCGTCAGGTTCAGGCTTAAGGGGGCGATATCAGAAGAAGATCTTAGAGGGGTTTCCCTTTTTGACTATTCTTTTGTATGCCGCAAGATAGAGAGGTACTGCAGAGAGCAGGGCGTTTCCTGTTCCCCTGCATTCTGACCGTGCAACTGATGTATTATGTGTTTTCTCGTGCTACTGTTTTTCTGTTCAATAGACAAAAAAGAATATAAGTTTTAGTTGCAAATTATATAACGGTATATATGGGGTATAATCCTAGCAAGACCTGTAGCGGATTCTGTCAGAGGTCTTTATTGCCCAGGCTAGGTAAATCGAAATCAAGATCAAGGAAGGGAGTCTCTCCGATAATAGCCACGATCTTCCTGTGCACCATCACGATTGTGGCAGTCGCGGCGATGTCTCCGCTCATTTCTTCTCGTCTCTCTTCACCTATCTCCTCATTGGCAGTCACTAAGGCGGTTCTGGTAAAGCAAAACGACTACGTACTGCTAATCGTGAATGTAAAGAACACTGGGAGCAGCACGTTGAACCTCCAGTGCGTCTTGTACGATTCCGACATGAATGCTTTTCCTGTAGGAGACGCTCAGCTGGTCCAGCCGCACGGTACCGCATCATTTGTTCTTGAGAGCGCTACAATAGGGCGCAATTTTCTTGTCGGATCAGAATACCGGATTGATCTAAATGATCTGACTAAT contains:
- a CDS encoding 4Fe-4S binding protein, coding for MAVPLPHWLIRLIIRLFPNRFSIARLSKVPVLGNLIDLAFFDKDQLMFVPKVIDLDASFGDPESMPLPYALAEYFVNVAEHHWVMNFCICRVSSGCSEYPRELGCLFLGEASQRIDPSLGRKVTREEALEHLRRCREAGLVHLVGRNKLDSLWLGVRPAERLLTICNCCPCCCLWKIIPDLSVKIRRKIVKMPGVEVRVDGARCSGCGTCTGVCFVNAISIEGGRAVIGSECRGCGRCAESCPHDAISVTINDSEYLREATSRISSAVDL
- a CDS encoding YHS domain-containing protein, with the translated sequence MAIDPVCGMDVDEKTAKFKSEYKGKTYYFCAPGCKRMFDKDPDKYLK
- a CDS encoding MBL fold metallo-hydrolase; translation: MKVELLAFDSMGVRSMCTFIETPDLKVMIDPGVALAPNRFGLPPHQIEFERMGRAAQKIAEKGMEADVLVISHYHYDHHDPGDAIPLDIYKGKTVLVKDPNNDINRSQRDFRAPLFLGMVKARAIKVEVADGRSFVFGNTKVSFSGAVFHGSNSALGYVVQTMVESEGMKVIHTSDVEGPIHEDQASFVLKEKPDLAIIDGPMTYMLGYRTSKEQLDSATKNLRQIILSGAKEVVLDHHFLRDLKFRDYMQMITEGLEGCRVMTAAEYMGQPNDLLEARRRELYRK
- a CDS encoding Nre family DNA repair protein, whose product is MYGWVEGILPGVAVNKPAHHELTVRSRHASLCIMCRGGRRLCGKAVCPIEIKARALISNSGAVMRTELSGSSPPAVFVGRYGYPAVSVGPMVPPVYGDTSVMDVPESWLFESIPSIVNYRYSLVRGTVKVKVDAARRGGRIVDSLQELSMGTVPADTEVTFTKAPAGRILIDDNSQPFGPSAPLKQFSVSSVKVDHRIEKAFYDGDYLAVDALYELYNSGVEVSKLQRAFSMGVFGIQKNRRLVPTRWSITAVDSILSQRLIDEVKGYETIDKYRVYFWKHQHNTFAAILIPRTWSFEWMEAWFPGTFWNQEGTAAAVEGDYEGYGGRKEYPGIGGCYFSCRLGVAEHLRSIRRQATALVVREIMPEFPLPLGVWFVRENVRAMFRMPHSEFEDLRSALTHLGGLVRVPVAKWVSKSVILKDAMLQRRIDEYFRGGGS
- a CDS encoding radical SAM protein; the encoded protein is MAAHAYAKCKSVLSRSKLPGLEYTFNPYVGCGHGCLYCYVPDLMRGRFPEWPARVEVKEGVLEKLRSECRRLRPGVVGISTSTDPYQPVEAELRIVRGALGIFRDAGFPVSIQTKSPLVLRDLDLLTGMDAEVGFTITSHRSDFRKRFEPGAPEPSSRLHALEVLSKAGIRTWIFYGPIIHGFNDSEEDIRDIVRAAARTGSKVLYDRINLKPLVRFRLKGAISEEDLRGVSLFDYSFVCRKIERYCREQGVSCSPAF